ATCAAGCCACCCATGCTCAGTCCTGGCGATCGGGTGGGGATGGTGGCTCCGGCCAGTGATGCCTATGAACCAGAGGAGATCCAGATTGCCAAGGAAACGATGGAACTATATGGCTTTGAGGTGGTGTTAGCCAAGCACATTGGCGATCGCTATGGTTACCTGGCTGGTAAAGACCGCGATCGGGCTGCTGATATCAACGAAATGTTTGGCCGGGAGGATATTAAAGGTTTGGTGACTTTTTCCGGTGGCTATGGCTGTAGTCGCTTGCTGCCGTTGTTGGACTATGATCTGATCCGCCAAAATCCCAAGGTAATTGTGGGGCATAGCGATATTACCGCCTTATTGATGGGGATTTACGCCCAAACTGGTCTGGTCACTTTTCATGGTTCGTCGGGGTTAACTGGGGTGGGTGAATATGCCCGTAGTCATTTCCGCCGCGCGATCATGAATAAAGCCACGATCGGTGAAGTTGCCAAACCACCCGCCACCAGCGCCAAAACCGTGAAGCGCAATCATCGGCTGGTCACGATTTCGCCTGGTCAGGCCACTGGGCAATTAATCGGCGGTAATCTCACTTTGGTTACTAATTTGGTGGGATCGCCCTATTTCCCCGATCTGAAGGGCAAGATTTTATTCCTGGAAGATGTGGGTGAAGAACCCTATCGAATCGATCGGATGCTGACCCAGTTATGGCTATCGGGCAAGCTGGAGGACGCAGCCGGGATCGCCCTGGGGCATTTTTCTAATTGCTATCCGAAGGAATATCAAGCCAGCTTTTTTAATACTCTCAGTTTGGAAGAAGTGTTGC
The sequence above is a segment of the Pseudanabaena sp. PCC 7367 genome. Coding sequences within it:
- a CDS encoding S66 peptidase family protein, with translation MDQQVSRRSLGKGFLGGLGVGLSTIWACRSAGLSGNQAIAATTDKSAKDNQKSSPSKVSKSIIKPPMLSPGDRVGMVAPASDAYEPEEIQIAKETMELYGFEVVLAKHIGDRYGYLAGKDRDRAADINEMFGREDIKGLVTFSGGYGCSRLLPLLDYDLIRQNPKVIVGHSDITALLMGIYAQTGLVTFHGSSGLTGVGEYARSHFRRAIMNKATIGEVAKPPATSAKTVKRNHRLVTISPGQATGQLIGGNLTLVTNLVGSPYFPDLKGKILFLEDVGEEPYRIDRMLTQLWLSGKLEDAAGIALGHFSNCYPKEYQASFFNTLSLEEVLRDRFEPLGIPTLYNLMFGHVGENAVLPLGTEATLDATAQTLTINENAVI